CGCCCAGCCCGCAAGCCAGAACCCCAGGAACAGGACGATGAGCCAATGGCGGCGCGCCGGAATCGCGATTCGCAGCGCCGCAAAGGAGTCCTCTATCGTGTATCGCGGGGCGTCGGGCTGGAACTCGGCCATGTGCGTTCCTTGCTCTGCGCCGGCTACTTCTTCGCCAGTTCTTCCTCAATCAGTTCCTGGAACGCCTCAAACGGCTGCGCGCCGGTCAGTTTGATGCCGTTGACAAAGAACGCGGGGGTCCCGGTCACGCCATACGCTTGGCCGTCCGCCATGTCCCCGGCCACCTCCTCGGCCATCGCGCCCGAATCCAGACAGGCGTCAAACTGGGCCGAGTCCAGGCCCAGGTCTGCGGCGTACTGCTTCAGCGACGCCACGTCCAGCGCGTCTTGGTGCGCAAACAGCAGGTCGTGATACTCCCAAAACTTGCCCTGCTGGGCGGCGCACCCCGCGGCCTCGGCAGCCTTCTGCGCATTGGGGTGGATGGACGTCAAGGGGAAGTCACGGAAGACGTACTTTACCTTGCCCGTCTTGATGTAGGCCTCGTCAATCTGTGGAAAGACCTCGCGCACGTAGTACCCGCAATAGGGGCACTGGTACTCGCTGAACTCCACAATGGTTACCGGGGCGTCGGGCGACCCTTTGACCGGGTCATCGTCCAGGCTGACCTCATGCCGCCGGGGCGGGATAAACCTCAGGCTCGTCCCGATGCCGCGGAAGACCGCCGCATACCGATCGGCGATGTCGGCGTTGGTGGATAGGGTAACCACGTACAAGTCCGTCTTGCGCAAGGCCAGGTACTGAAAGATCTGCAATTCCAGCGGAGCGCCGCTCCTGTCGGTAACGCTGGCGCGGAAACTGACCTCCAGCGCCTGCCCTCCGGCTGCCAGGTCCGTGATCTGCGTCGCCACGGGTTTCTGGATGCTCTCGGTGTTTTCCAGTTGCGTCAGGACAAGTTGCCGAACCTGTTCCAGCGTAACGGTGGTGCCCATGCGCTGGCGCTGGACGCTGGCATCGGTCGCGCCGCCTGCCTTCAACGCCTCGGATGTGGGGTCAAACCCGAAGAACGACACGCCCGCGTTGATCAGCGCGATGGCTTCTCCCTGCACCAGGTCAGCCACATCGGGGTACTTCTCCTGGACGGCGGTTAGGCTCGCCTGGAAGTTCGCCGGGTCCATGTCCACGTTGCCCCATGTCGGGGGCAGGGCGATGGCAAACCGCTCGTCGGGGACCTCGTAAACGGGCCAGCCTTCGGTGGATGCGGACGGCGGCATGGTGGGGGTGGCCGCGGGTGCCGTCGCCGCTGGCGCGGGGGTGGGGGTGAGCGTGGGAGTCGGCGTCGGTGTGGGCTGGGCGCGGCAACCCGCCAGCAGGGCCAACAGGAGACCGGTGGCAATCAGCGCAAGTCGCTTGTTCACAGTTCGTTTCCTTTCAGGCAGGTGTGGGTGTGGCAAATCCGCAAGCGTTGCTATCTTACCATGCGCGCACCGCCGCGTCAAAACGCCGTTGAGGGAGCGTAGGGCAGGTTTCCATACCTGCCCTTGTCTCGGGCGGCTACGGAAAGCCGCCCTACGTGTTTCGGCATTGTGCCACTAACCCCGCGAGCGTAGGGCAGGTTTCCATACCTGCCCTTGTCTCGGGCGGCTACGGAAAGCCGCCCTACGTGCTGCCGCGTCAAAACGCCGTTGAGCCTCGCTGCAAGGACTTGTCAACGCCGCTCAAAGCGTATAGAATAGGTTGGAAACGAAAGCAAGCGTTAGCCGTAGGGAGGTATGACGATATGGAGCCGAGAGACACGGGCACAGTAGCAGTAAAACGTGGCCTGGCGCAGATGCTCAAAGGCGGGGTGATTATGGATGTTGTTACACCTGAGCACGCCCGCATCGCCGAGGATGCCGGAGCGGTGGCGGTCATGGCGCTGGAGCGTGTGCCCGCCGACATACGGGCGCACGGCGGCGTGGCCCGCATGAGCGACCCGGAGTTGATACTCAAAATCATGGACGCCGTAACGATTCCGGTGATGGCGAAATGCCGCATCGGGCACTTTGTGGAGGCCCAGGTCTTGGAGGCGCTGGGCGTGGACTATATTGACGAGTCCGAAGTGCTGACGCCCGCCGACGAGGAACACCACATTGACAAGCACCAGTTCAAAGTGCCCTTCGTGTGCGGGTGCCGCAACCTGGGCGAGGCGCTGCGCCGCATCGCCGAGGGCGCCGCCATGATCCGAACCAAAGGCGAGGCCGGCACCGGCAACGTGGTGGAGGCCGTGCGGCATGCGCGCGCCGTCATGGGCGAAATCCGCCGCCTGAAGTCCATGGCGCCGGAGGAACTAATGAAGGCCGCCAAGGAGATGGGCGCCCCCTACGAACTCGTCAAGGAAGTGGCGCAGTTGGGCAGGCTTCCGGTGGTCAACTTCGCCGCGGGGGGCATCGCGACGCCGGCCGACGCCGCCCTGATGATGCAACTGGGCATGGACGGCGTCTTCGTCGGCTCGGGCATCTTCAAGTCCAGCGACCCGGCCCGCCGCGCCAAGGCCATCGTGGAGGCCACCACCCACTACAACGACCCGAAGATCATCGCCGAGGTGTCCAAAGGGCTGGGCGAGGCCATGCCCGGCCTGGAAATCGGCGCGATCCCCCAGGAGCAACTCCTGGCGGGGCGCGGCTGGTAGGCGCATCGCAGAACACAACCCACAGAGGACGCGTATGACAATCGGCGTTCTGGCTTTGCAGGGGGCATTCATTGAGCACCGCAAGGCGCTGGAGCGACTTGGGGTGGACACGCGCGAAGTCCGCCTTCCGGAGCATCTGGAGGGCCTGTCGGGTCTGATCATCCCCGGCGGGGAGAGCACGACCATCGGCAAACTGGCCGTAACCTACGGCCTGATCGGGCCGATTCGGGAGAGGGCCGCCGCCGGATGGCCTGTGTGGGGGACGTGCGCGGGGATGATTTTGCTGGCCAGGGACATCGGCGGCCTCGCGCAGCCGCTCATCGGACTCATGGACGTGGTGATACGGCGCAACGCCTTTGGCCGCCAGGTGGACAGTTTTGAAACCTGGCTGGACGTGCCGGAACTGGGCGGGGACGCTCCCTTCAGGGCCGTGTTCATCCGAGCGCCTGTGATTGAGCGGGTCGGGCCTGAAGTGCGGGTGCTGGCTCGGCTTTCCGATGGGGCGATTGTCGCGGCGCGCCAGGGGAATTTGCTGGCGACGGCATTTCACCCGGAACTCACGGACGACCTGCGGTTTCACCGGTACTTCTTGCGGATGACCGAAGAAGCGACGAAGGCGTAGCATTCGCTCGCGTCACGGCTGCATCATCCCACATGCCGCGTGCATGCCCCGCCTCCGCGTAAAGGAGCGGCGGGTACGATGATGAGCGTAAGGCCCTTTGGGCTACAACACATTCCGATCCTATATCGGTTGCAGCGCGGCAGTACGGTGCTGGACTTGGAGCACGCGCTGATGCGTGCGCGCAGTCCGCTCTGGGCCGCGCTCCTGGGGCACGGCTCCCTGGCCGAAGGCCCATTCTGCACGGTGGTGCTCACGGAACCCGCGGACGACTTCGCGCTGGAGGGGTTCGCGCAGGCCAGGTTGCGGCCCGGCGCCCAGGAAGCCGACCTGGTGCGCCTGGCCCCGACGCTGGATGAGCCCGAGGCCGAACGCATCTGGCGGAGCCTGCTGTTAGGACTTGGGTTGCATCTGGCGCGGCTCGGCGTGCAGCGCATCTTCGCCCGCCTGTCCGACGAGTTGGAGGCGGCGCAGGTTTTCCTGGATTCGGGCTTCGTCCTCTACACGCGCGAGGACGTGTTCCAACTTCGGCAGGTGCCCGCGCAGGGCGCGGTCGGTCTGCTGGAGCCTGCGGATGAAGACTGCCGCTGGGGCATCGGGCGGCTGTACGCGGCGGCCACGCCGAAGGCCGTGCGGCTGGCCGAGGGTTTGGCCAACGCGAGCGCGGCCCCCGGGTTCGTGCCCGGTGATGTCTCCTACGTGTGGAGGCAGGGCAGCGACATCCTGGCCCACGTGAGCATCGCCCACGGCTCCGGCATCTGCTGGGTGCGGATGCTCATGCACCCGGACCATGCCGACAGGGCCGCCGATGTGATTCGGGATGTGTTGAACCGCTTGCCGCACCGCACGCAGACGGTCTACTGCAGCGCGCGGGCGTACCAGGTGAACCTGCGCGGGCCTTTGCAGGACGCCGGGTTCCGATTCGTAACCAGCCAGTCGGTGCTGGTGCGACAAAACGCCTTGCCGGTTCGGGAGGCCCAGACGGCGCCGGCGGTGGCCTTTGAGAAGCGGGCCGAGGCGCGCACGCCCACGGCCGCACGGCACGATGTTTTGACATAATGGACGCGGGAGAGACCCTCCCGCGCTGAGAGGAATGAGAACGATTCTATGGAACGCGTGGAGCGATTGAAACAACAGAAAATTACCGACGATTTGGAAGCCCTGGTCGCGGTCCTTCCGCCGCACATCCAGAAGGCCCTTCGCGAGGCAGACCGCGCCGACGAACTCCTGGAGGTGGTGCTGGACCTGGGACGACTTCCGGAGGCGCGCTTTCTCCATCACGAGGTCAAACTCTCGGATCATGAGGTAACGCGGGAAGACATCCAGCATGTGGTGAACCTCATCGGCGACTTCGGCGACGACAACCGCGCCGGCATAGAGCGCACGTTGCACCGCATCTCGGCCATCCGCAACCGCAAGGGCGACATCGTGGGGCTGACGTGCCGCGTGGGGCGCGCCGTGTACGGCACCATTGACATCATCCGCGACATCGTGGATTCGGGGCAGAGCATCCTCCTCCTGGGGCGGCCTGGCGTGGGCAAGACTACCATGCTCCGCGAGGTAGCCCGCGTCCTGGCCGAGACCAAGCGCGTCATCATCGTGGACACGTCCAACGAGATCGGCGGGGACGGCGACATCCCGCACCCCGCCATCGGGCGGGCGCGGCGCATGCAGGTGGAAACGCCCACCCTGCAGCACGCCGTCATGATTGAGGCGGTGGAGAACCACATGCCCGAGGTCATCATCATTGACGAGATCGGCACGGAACTGGAAGCGGCGGCCGCCCGCACCATCGCCGAGCGCGGCGTGCAATTGGTGGGCACGGCCCACGGCAACACGCTGGATAACCTGATGCTGAACCCGACCCTGTCGGATCTGGTGGGCGGCATCCAGTCGGTAACGCTGAGCGACGAAGAGGCCCGTCGGCGCGGCACACAGAAGTCCATCCTGGAGCGCAAGGCGCCCCCCACCTTTGACGTGGTGATTGAAATCCAGGACTGGCAGCGCCTGGCCATTCACAAGGACGTGGGGGCCGCCGTGGATGCCATCCTGCGCGGCCGCCCGCTGCCCGCCGAACTCCGCTACCGCGACGAGAATGGCGAGATTCGCGTGGAAGAAGCCTCGCTGCCGGCACTGAGCCTGGAAGAGCGCCCCGTTCGGGTAACGCCGCAGGCTCCGCAGTTGCGCGAGACGCTGAGCGTCTACGCCTACGGCGTGGGGCAGAACCGACTGCGTCAGGCGGCGACGAACCTCTCGCTGCCTGTGCGCCTGGTGGACGACCTGAAGAGCGCCGACGTGGTCATCACGCTGCGCAACTATTACCGCAAGCGCCCCCAGCCCATCGCCGACGCCGAGAGCCGCGGCATCCCCATCTACGTCCTGCGCAGCAACACCGTCTCGCAGATGGAAGGCTGCCTGGCCGACATCTTCGGCCTGACGGCGGAGGAGGCCGACCCATTCGCCATGGCCATGCGTGAGGCGCAGGACGCCATCCAGAAGGTGCTGGCCGGAGCCAAGATGGTGGAACTGCGCCCCCAGTCCGCCGACGTGCGCCGCTGGCAGCACCAACTGGCCCGCGAGGCTAACCTCATCTCGTTCAGTCAGGGACGCGAAC
The Chloroflexota bacterium DNA segment above includes these coding regions:
- the pdxT gene encoding pyridoxal 5'-phosphate synthase glutaminase subunit PdxT, producing MTIGVLALQGAFIEHRKALERLGVDTREVRLPEHLEGLSGLIIPGGESTTIGKLAVTYGLIGPIRERAAAGWPVWGTCAGMILLARDIGGLAQPLIGLMDVVIRRNAFGRQVDSFETWLDVPELGGDAPFRAVFIRAPVIERVGPEVRVLARLSDGAIVAARQGNLLATAFHPELTDDLRFHRYFLRMTEEATKA
- the pdxS gene encoding pyridoxal 5'-phosphate synthase lyase subunit PdxS, producing the protein MEPRDTGTVAVKRGLAQMLKGGVIMDVVTPEHARIAEDAGAVAVMALERVPADIRAHGGVARMSDPELILKIMDAVTIPVMAKCRIGHFVEAQVLEALGVDYIDESEVLTPADEEHHIDKHQFKVPFVCGCRNLGEALRRIAEGAAMIRTKGEAGTGNVVEAVRHARAVMGEIRRLKSMAPEELMKAAKEMGAPYELVKEVAQLGRLPVVNFAAGGIATPADAALMMQLGMDGVFVGSGIFKSSDPARRAKAIVEATTHYNDPKIIAEVSKGLGEAMPGLEIGAIPQEQLLAGRGW
- a CDS encoding AAA family ATPase; translated protein: MERVERLKQQKITDDLEALVAVLPPHIQKALREADRADELLEVVLDLGRLPEARFLHHEVKLSDHEVTREDIQHVVNLIGDFGDDNRAGIERTLHRISAIRNRKGDIVGLTCRVGRAVYGTIDIIRDIVDSGQSILLLGRPGVGKTTMLREVARVLAETKRVIIVDTSNEIGGDGDIPHPAIGRARRMQVETPTLQHAVMIEAVENHMPEVIIIDEIGTELEAAAARTIAERGVQLVGTAHGNTLDNLMLNPTLSDLVGGIQSVTLSDEEARRRGTQKSILERKAPPTFDVVIEIQDWQRLAIHKDVGAAVDAILRGRPLPAELRYRDENGEIRVEEASLPALSLEERPVRVTPQAPQLRETLSVYAYGVGQNRLRQAATNLSLPVRLVDDLKSADVVITLRNYYRKRPQPIADAESRGIPIYVLRSNTVSQMEGCLADIFGLTAEEADPFAMAMREAQDAIQKVLAGAKMVELRPQSADVRRWQHQLAREANLISFSQGREPRRRVTILRNDGGVH
- a CDS encoding DsbA family protein → MDPANFQASLTAVQEKYPDVADLVQGEAIALINAGVSFFGFDPTSEALKAGGATDASVQRQRMGTTVTLEQVRQLVLTQLENTESIQKPVATQITDLAAGGQALEVSFRASVTDRSGAPLELQIFQYLALRKTDLYVVTLSTNADIADRYAAVFRGIGTSLRFIPPRRHEVSLDDDPVKGSPDAPVTIVEFSEYQCPYCGYYVREVFPQIDEAYIKTGKVKYVFRDFPLTSIHPNAQKAAEAAGCAAQQGKFWEYHDLLFAHQDALDVASLKQYAADLGLDSAQFDACLDSGAMAEEVAGDMADGQAYGVTGTPAFFVNGIKLTGAQPFEAFQELIEEELAKK